Proteins co-encoded in one Chitinophagales bacterium genomic window:
- a CDS encoding pseudouridine synthase encodes MSKNKPQLQYFLLYKPFNVLCQFTDSSNTKRTLAEVYPFPKNVYPVGRLDTDSEGLLILTNDKTLNHRLLNPQFAHKRTYWVQVEGIPTAEALKQLKQGVEIKVGTKMYRTKTAQVTLLKKEPNVPDRDPPIRFRQNQPTSWLELTLTEGKNRQVRKMTAKVGFPTLRLIRASIEGLTIEGMEAGQVLKVSKNTLERKVFLL; translated from the coding sequence CAATTCACTGATTCCTCCAATACCAAACGCACATTGGCAGAAGTATATCCTTTCCCCAAAAACGTCTATCCCGTAGGGCGATTGGATACCGACAGTGAAGGTTTGCTGATTTTGACCAACGATAAAACGCTCAATCACCGCCTCTTGAATCCACAGTTTGCCCACAAACGCACGTATTGGGTACAAGTAGAAGGCATCCCAACAGCAGAAGCATTGAAGCAGTTGAAGCAAGGCGTAGAAATAAAAGTGGGTACAAAGATGTACCGCACAAAAACTGCTCAGGTGACGCTACTAAAAAAAGAACCCAATGTGCCTGACCGTGACCCGCCCATCCGTTTTCGGCAAAACCAACCTACTTCTTGGCTTGAACTGACCCTGACCGAAGGCAAAAACCGTCAAGTCCGCAAAATGACCGCCAAAGTAGGTTTTCCTACCTTGCGCTTGATTCGGGCATCCATTGAAGGTTTGACCATTGAAGGAATGGAAGCTGGGCAAGTATTGAAGGTGTCGAAGAATACATTGGAGCGAAAGGTTTTTCTTTTATAA